In Streptomyces erythrochromogenes, the DNA window ACCACAGGGCGATCTGGAGCGAGAGGCCGAGGGAGCCGCACATGTCGGCGACGCCGCAGGGGTCCTTCCACGCGTCGAGCGAGAACTCCTGCCAGGCGTAGTTGAAGCGCCCGGAGGGGTTGTTGAAGGAGAAGACGGTGACGACGACGTTCGGCAGGATCATGTACGCGAGCGTGCCGAGGCCCGCGATCACGACCAGATTGCGCCGCAGCCAGGCGAGGGGAGTGCGCATCAGACCAGGTCCTCCGTCCCCGCTCGGCGGATGTAGATGGTGACCATGATCAGCACGATCGCCATGAGAATGAAGGACAGCGCGGCCGCCGTCGGGTAGTCGAGGATCCGCAGGTACTGCGACTGGATGACGTTGCCGATCATCCGGGTGTCCGTGGAGCCGAGCAGCTCGGCGTTCACGTAGTCGCCGCTCGCCGGGATGAAGGTGAGCAGGGTCCCGGAGACCACGCCCGGCATGGAGAGCGGGAAGGTGACCTTCCGGAAGACCGTGGAGGGGCGGGCGTACAGGTCCCCGGCCGCCTCGTGGAGGCGGGTGTCGATGCGCTCCAGCGAGGAGTACAGCGGCAGGATCATGAAGGGGAGAAAGTTGTACGTCAGGCCGCAGACGACCGCGAGCGGCGTGGCCAGCACCCGGTCCCCCTCGGTCATGCCGAGCCAGCTGGTGACGTCGAGGAAGCCGATCGCGTTGAGGCCGGCGACCACCGGTCCGCCGTCGGCCAGGATCGTCTTCCAGGCCAGCGTGCGGATCAGGAAGCTGGTGAAGAACGGGGCGATGACCAGCACCAGGAGCAGGTTGCGCCAGCGGCCCGCCTTGAAGGCGATCAGGTAGGCCAGCGGGTACCCGAGCAGCAGGCACAGCGCGGTGGCGGTGCCGGCGTACAGCAGGGAGCGCAGGAACTGCGGCAGGTACTCGGTGAAGGCGTCCCAGTACGTCCGGAAGTGCCAGGTGACCTCGAAGCCCTCTTCGAGGGAGCCGGTCTGCACCGAGGTGGAGGCCTGGTAGACCATCGGCAGCACGAAGAAGACCAGCAGCCACAGGATGCCGGGGAGCAGCAGCCAGTACGGGACCAGCCGCTTGCGCACGGACGGCTTGTGGACCGGGGGTCCGGCGGGGGCGGGCGCCTGGGGCGGCGCGGCGGTGGCGGTCACGCGCTCTCCTCGACCGTCTCGATGCCCGCGTCGATGTCCTGGTCGGCGTCGAGGCCGAAGGTGTGCTCCGGGTTCCAGTGCAGGACCACCTCGGCGCCCGGGACCAGCCGGCCGTCGCGCTCGATGTTCTGGACGTAGACCTCGAGCTCGGGGCAGACGGGGCTGTCGACGACGAACTGCGTGGAGACTCCGATGAAGGAGGAGGCGGCTATGCGGCCGGTGATCTTGTTCCGGCCCGTCGCGATGGCGTTCTCCTCCTCGGCCGGGACCAGGGACACCTTCTCCGGACGCACGCCGACCAGCAGCTTTCCGCCGGCGCGGGGGGTGGTCGAACATCGGGCGGCGGGCAGCCGCAGGGTGGTGCCGGAGGCCGAGACGACGACGTCGGATCCGGCGGACTCCACGGAGGCCTCGATGAGGTTGGAGGTGCCGAGGAAGTTGGCGACGAAGGTGGTCCGCGGGTTCTCGTAGAGCTCGGCGGGCGCGCCCAGCTGCTCGACGCGGCCGCCGTTCATCACGGCGACCGTGTCGGCCATGGTCATGGCCTCCTCCTGGTCGTGCGTGACGTGCACGAAGGTGATGCCGACCTCGGTCTGGATCCGCTTGAGCTCCAGCTGCATCTGGCGGCGCAGCTTGAGGTCGAGGGCGCCCAGGGGCTCGTCGAGGAGCAGCACCTGCGGGTGGTTGATCAGGGCGCGGGCGACGGCGACGCGCTGCTGCTGGCCGCCGGAGAGCTGGTGCGGCTTGCGCTGGGCGAACTGGCCGAGCTGGACCAGCTCCAGCATCTCGTCGACCTGCTTCTTGACCGACTTGATGCCGCGGCGGCGCAGGCCGAAGGCGATGTTCTCGAAGATGCTCAGGTGCGGGAAGAGCGCGTAGCTCTGGAAGACCGTGTTGACCGGGCGCTTGTAGGGCGGCAGGTCGGTGACCTCGCGGTCACCGAGGTGGACCGTGCCGGTGGAGGGCTCCTCCAGTCCCGCGATCATGCGCAGGGTGGTGGTCTTGCCGCAGCCGGAGGCGCCGAGCAGGGCGAAGAAGGAGCCCTGGGGAACGGTGAGGTCCAGCGGGTGCACGGCGGTGAAGGTGCCGTAGTGCTTGCTGATCCCGGAGAGGCGGACGTCGCCGCCTTCGGTCTTGTCAGTCATGGAGGGGTCCCGGGGTTGGGTGGCCGAAGAGGTCAAGGGGAGAAGATCGCCGCGGGGCGGCCGCCGGTGCGGCGGGCGACGCGGCGGGCGGACACCGCCTAGGCGCCGATGAGCTTGGCGAACTTCTCCTCGTACGCCGTCTCTTCCTCGCCGGTGAGGGAGCGGAAGGCGTGGGACTTGGCGGTCATCGCCTTGTCCGGGACGATCAGGGTGTTCTCCGCGAGCTCGGGATCGATCTTGGCGAGCTCGTCGCCCACGCCCTCGACGGGGCACACGTAGCTGATGTACGCGGCGAGCTGCGCGGCGACCGGAAGCTCGTAGTAGTAGTCGATGAGCCGCTCCGCGTTGGCCTTGTGCCGGGCCTTGACGGGGACCAGCAGGTTGTCGCTGGAGGTGATGTAGCCGGCGGCGGGGATGGCGAACTTGATGTCCGGGTTGCCGGCCTGGAGCTGGATGACGTCGCCCGCCCAGGCGAGGCAGGCCGCGAGGTCGCCCTTGTCGAGGTCGGAGGTGTAGTCGTTGCCCGTGAAGCGCCGGATCTGGTTCTTGTCCACGCCCTTCTGGAGCCGGCCTATCGCCTCGTCGAAGTCCGCGTCCGTGAAGGAGGAGGGGTTCTTGCCCTGGTCGAGCATGGTCATGCCGACGCTGTCGCGCATCTCCGTCAGGAAGCCGACCCGGCCCTTGAGGGAGGGGTCGTCGAGCATCTGGGTGACGGAGTCGACCTTCTTGCCGTCCGTCGCCTTCTCGTTGTAGGCGATGACGGTGGAGATGCCGGTCCAGGGGTAGCTGTACGCGCGGCCCGGGTCCCAGTCGGGGCTGCGGAACTGCGGGGACAGGTTGGCGTAGGCGTGCGGCAGGTGCGAGGGGTCGAGCTTCTGGGCCCAGCCGAGGCGGATGATGCGCGCGGCGAGCCAGTCGGTGACGACGATCAGGTCGCGGCCGGTGTCCTGGCCGGCCGCGAGCTGCGGTTTGATCTTGCCGAAGAACTCGACGTTGTCGTTGATGTCCTCGGTGTACTTGACCTTGATCCCGGTCCGCTTGGCGAACTCCTCCAGCGTGGGACGGGACTTCTCGTCCTCGCTGGTGTCCATGTACTCGGTCCAGTTGGAGAAGTTGATCTCCTTCTCGCGGTCCGAGTGGTCGTCGGAGGCCGCGGCCGCGCCGCCCTCGCGCTTGGCGGGCGGGATTCCGCACCCGGCGAGGGTGGACAGGCCTCCGAGGGTGAGCGCTCCGACTCCGGAGGCGCGCAGCAGCGAGCGGCGGGTGAGGGCGCCGCGCCCGCTGGTGAGGCTGCGCCGCATCGCGGCGAATTGCGCCGCGGAGAGGCGGTCGGGCTCGAACTGCTCCATGCGCTGTGGCCTTTCGGGAGGTGTACCGCTGGTCGGGCGGTGGTCGGCTATCGGTCCCCGAAGATCGTGCGGTGCCAGTCCTTCGCGGGCACCGCGGTGTTGTCGTACATCACGTGCTTGACCTGCGTGTACTCCTCGAAGGAGTAGGCGGACATGTCCTTTCCGAAGCCGCTGGCCTTGTAGCCCCCGTGGGGCATCTCGCTGATGATCGGAATGTGGTCGTTGACCCACACGCAGCCCGCCTTGATCTCGCGGGTGGCACGGCCCGCCCGGTAGACGTCGCGGCTCCAGGCGGAGGCGGCGAGTCCGTACGGGGTGTCGTTGGCCAGCGCGATGCCCTCGTCGTCGCTGTCGAAGGGCAGGACCACGAGGACGGGGCCGAAGATCTCCGACTGGACCACCTCGCTGTCCTGGGCGGCCCCGCTGATGAGGGTGGGCCGGTAGTACGCGCCGTCGGCGAGCTCGCCGCCCGGGACCTCGCCGCCGGTGACGACGGTGGCGTAGCCGCGGGCGCGCTCGACGAAGCCGGCGACGCGGTCGCGCTGGGCGTGCGATACCAGCGGGCCCAGGTCGGTGCCGGGCGCGAAGGGGTCGCCGAGGCGGACGGTCTCCATCAGCTCGGCGACCCGGGCGACGAAGGCGTCGTGCAGGGGGCGCTGGACGTAGGCGCGGGTGGCGGCGGTGCAGTCCTGGCCGGTGTTGATCAGGGAGGCGGCGACGGCGCCGTGCGCGGCGGCCTCCAGGTCGGCGTCGTCGAAGACGAGGAAGGGGGCCTTGCCGCCGAGCTCCAGGTGCAGGCGCTTCACGGTGGCGGTGGCGATCTCCGCGACCCGCTTGCCGACGGCCGTGGAGCCGGTGAAGGAGGTCATCACCACGTCGGGGTGGCCCACCAGGTGCTCGCCCGCGTCGCGGCCGGCGCCGGTCACGATGTTGA includes these proteins:
- a CDS encoding polyamine ABC transporter substrate-binding protein, which translates into the protein MEQFEPDRLSAAQFAAMRRSLTSGRGALTRRSLLRASGVGALTLGGLSTLAGCGIPPAKREGGAAAASDDHSDREKEINFSNWTEYMDTSEDEKSRPTLEEFAKRTGIKVKYTEDINDNVEFFGKIKPQLAAGQDTGRDLIVVTDWLAARIIRLGWAQKLDPSHLPHAYANLSPQFRSPDWDPGRAYSYPWTGISTVIAYNEKATDGKKVDSVTQMLDDPSLKGRVGFLTEMRDSVGMTMLDQGKNPSSFTDADFDEAIGRLQKGVDKNQIRRFTGNDYTSDLDKGDLAACLAWAGDVIQLQAGNPDIKFAIPAAGYITSSDNLLVPVKARHKANAERLIDYYYELPVAAQLAAYISYVCPVEGVGDELAKIDPELAENTLIVPDKAMTAKSHAFRSLTGEEETAYEEKFAKLIGA
- a CDS encoding gamma-aminobutyraldehyde dehydrogenase, yielding MGNRFQVKDRFADGAQYIDGQLRVGTSGRSHTVVDPATGEEVLTYELASTADVDEAVAAAKRAFPAWSGATPGERSDALHRLAAVLAEQAEDFAYAESLQCGKPIKLSTEFDVPGTIDNTAFFAGAARHLQGQAAAEYSGDHTSYVRREAIGVVGSIAPWNYPLQMAAWKILPAIAAGNTIVLKPAELTPLTSLMFAQAAKDAGLPDGVINIVTGAGRDAGEHLVGHPDVVMTSFTGSTAVGKRVAEIATATVKRLHLELGGKAPFLVFDDADLEAAAHGAVAASLINTGQDCTAATRAYVQRPLHDAFVARVAELMETVRLGDPFAPGTDLGPLVSHAQRDRVAGFVERARGYATVVTGGEVPGGELADGAYYRPTLISGAAQDSEVVQSEIFGPVLVVLPFDSDDEGIALANDTPYGLAASAWSRDVYRAGRATREIKAGCVWVNDHIPIISEMPHGGYKASGFGKDMSAYSFEEYTQVKHVMYDNTAVPAKDWHRTIFGDR
- a CDS encoding ABC transporter permease; translated protein: MTATAAPPQAPAPAGPPVHKPSVRKRLVPYWLLLPGILWLLVFFVLPMVYQASTSVQTGSLEEGFEVTWHFRTYWDAFTEYLPQFLRSLLYAGTATALCLLLGYPLAYLIAFKAGRWRNLLLVLVIAPFFTSFLIRTLAWKTILADGGPVVAGLNAIGFLDVTSWLGMTEGDRVLATPLAVVCGLTYNFLPFMILPLYSSLERIDTRLHEAAGDLYARPSTVFRKVTFPLSMPGVVSGTLLTFIPASGDYVNAELLGSTDTRMIGNVIQSQYLRILDYPTAAALSFILMAIVLIMVTIYIRRAGTEDLV
- a CDS encoding ABC transporter ATP-binding protein; translated protein: MTDKTEGGDVRLSGISKHYGTFTAVHPLDLTVPQGSFFALLGASGCGKTTTLRMIAGLEEPSTGTVHLGDREVTDLPPYKRPVNTVFQSYALFPHLSIFENIAFGLRRRGIKSVKKQVDEMLELVQLGQFAQRKPHQLSGGQQQRVAVARALINHPQVLLLDEPLGALDLKLRRQMQLELKRIQTEVGITFVHVTHDQEEAMTMADTVAVMNGGRVEQLGAPAELYENPRTTFVANFLGTSNLIEASVESAGSDVVVSASGTTLRLPAARCSTTPRAGGKLLVGVRPEKVSLVPAEEENAIATGRNKITGRIAASSFIGVSTQFVVDSPVCPELEVYVQNIERDGRLVPGAEVVLHWNPEHTFGLDADQDIDAGIETVEESA